A single region of the Marmota flaviventris isolate mMarFla1 chromosome 10, mMarFla1.hap1, whole genome shotgun sequence genome encodes:
- the Palmd gene encoding palmdelphin → MEEAELVKGRLQAITDKRKIQEEISQKRLKIEEEKLKHQHLKKKALREKWLLDGITSGKEQEEMKKQNQQDQYQIQVLEQSILRLEKDIQDLEKAELQISTNEEAILKKLKSIERTTEDIIKSVKVEKEETLGESIEDIYANIPDLPKSYIPSRLRKEINEGIEDDEQNRKALYAMEIKVEKDLKTGESTVLSSIPLPSDDFKGTGIKVYEDGQKSVYAVSSNPNAAHNGTHDLAPVEVEEILRQASERNSQSPTEYHEPVYANPFCRPVTPQREKVIPGPNFQERIKMKANGLDNDVNESMYNMDNGILEERSDDFNHISPIRPTPPPRSMTHQAEETFHTPQKRVMPPWEESNIIQDKYVPSPKARLSPSKATVGKSEPHGSSPTLQEEEDVRYNIVHSLPSDMDNTEPVTMIFMGYQQAEDNEEERKLLTGYDGIIHAELVVIDDEGEEEEGEVEKPSYHPIAPCSQVYQPTKPTPLPRKRSEVSPQENTNHKSPHKNSISLKEQEESLGNPGRHSPLDVPTAGDGTEDPSLTALRIRMAKLGKKVI, encoded by the exons ATGGAAGAAGCTGAGCTTGTGAAGGGAAGACTCCAGGCCATCACA gataagagaaaaatacaggaagaaaTCTCTCAGAAGCGTCtgaaaatagaggaagaaaaactaaaacaccAGCATTTGAAG AAAAAGGCCTTGAGGGAGAAATGGCTTCTCGATGGAATCACCAGTGGGAAAGAACAGGAAGAGATGAAGAAGCAAAATCAGCAAGACCAGTACCAGATCCAGGTTCTAGAACAAAGTATCCTCAG ACTTGAGAAAGATATCCAAGATCTTGAAAAGGCTGAACTGCAAATCTCAACCAATGAAGAAGcaattttaaagaaactaaaatcaATTGAGAGGACAACAGAAGATATAATAAAA tctGTGAAagtggaaaaggaagaaacattgGGAG AATCAATTGAGGATATCTATGCTAATATCCCTGACCTTCCAAAATCCTATATACCTTCCAGattaaggaaggaaataaatgaaggaatagaAGAtgatgaacaaaacagaaaag CTTTGTATGCCATGGAAATTAAAGTTGAAAAAGACTTGAAGACTGGAGAAAGTACAGTTCTGTCCTCAATACCTCTCCCATCAGATGACTTTAAAGGTACAGGGATAAAAGTTTATGAGGATGGACAGAAGTCAGTCTATGCGGtcagctctaatcctaatgcaGCACACAATGGCACCCATGACCTGGCCCCAGTAGAGGTGGAGGAGATTTTAAGACAAGCCTCTGAGAGAAACTCTCAATCACCAACGGAGTATCATGAGCCTGTATATGCCAATCCATTTTGCAGGCCAGTGACCCCACAGAGAGAAAAGGTCATCCCTGGACCAAACTTTCAAGAAAGGATAAAGATGAAAGCCAATGGACTGGACAATGATGTAAATGAATCCATGTACAATATGGACAATGGAATTTTAGAAGAAAGGAGCGATGACTTCAATCATATCAGTCCCATCCGGCCAACACCTCCTCCCCGATCAATGACTCACCAAGCAGAAGAGACGTTCCACACCCCTCAGAAGAGGGTAATGCCTCCTTGGGAAGAATCGAATATCATTCAGGACAAATATGTGCCCTCTCCGAAGGCCAGACTGAGCCCCAGCAAAGCAACAGTTGGGAAGTCTGAACCCCATGGTTCTTCACCCACTctccaggaggaggaggatgttAGATACAATATTGTTCATTCATTGCCTTCTGACATGGATAATACAGAACCTGTAACAATGATTTTCATGGGGTATCAGCAGGCAGAAgataatgaagaagaaagaaagctgCTGACAGGGTATGATGGGATCATCCATGCTGAGCTGGTGGTAATTGATgatgagggggaggaggaggaaggagaagtggAGAAGCCATCCTACCATCCTATAGCTCCCTGCAGTCAGGTTTACCAGCCAACCAAACCAACACCACTTCCTAGAAAGAGATCCGAAGTTAGTCCTCAGGAAAACACAAACCATAAGTCTCCCCACAAAAATTCTATATCTCtgaaagagcaagaagaaagcttaGGCAACCCTGGCCGCCATTCTCCACTTGATGTTCCGACAGCTGGAGATGGGACTGAGGATCCATCCTTAACAG CTTTAAGGATCAGAATGGCAAAGCTGGGGAAAAAAGTGATCTGA